One window of Halopseudomonas maritima genomic DNA carries:
- a CDS encoding asparaginase domain-containing protein has protein sequence MFIQIFSTGGTIDKVYFDALSEFQIGEPMAADILQQARVGFEYQIESLTRKDSLELTDTDRDLIHARVAACPYEHVLITHGTDTMTVTGAALADIEDKVIVLTGAMQPARFRDTDASFNLGLAIGALNCLPHGVYVAMSGKVFPVDQVRKNRLAGRFEGR, from the coding sequence ATGTTCATTCAGATTTTCAGCACTGGCGGTACTATCGACAAAGTCTACTTTGACGCGCTCAGCGAGTTCCAGATCGGCGAGCCCATGGCGGCAGACATCCTGCAGCAAGCGCGTGTCGGGTTTGAGTATCAAATCGAGTCGCTGACCCGCAAAGACAGCCTGGAGCTAACCGACACCGACCGCGACCTGATTCATGCCAGGGTCGCTGCCTGCCCCTATGAACACGTTCTGATTACCCACGGTACCGATACCATGACGGTAACCGGCGCGGCGCTGGCCGACATCGAGGACAAGGTTATCGTACTCACCGGCGCGATGCAGCCAGCACGCTTTCGCGATACCGACGCCAGCTTCAACCTCGGCCTGGCCATCGGCGCCCTCAACTGCCTGCCCCACGGCGTCTACGTCGCCATGAGCGGCAAGGTGTTCCCGGTTGATCAGGTGCGCA
- a CDS encoding GIY-YIG nuclease family protein: MSVEESTLSAVERIWWVYMVRAENGHLYTGISVDPERRFLQHQTGKGARFFNRSPAAALVWRRSCLDHGDALRQERAIKALTRKAKECLINQPDGDVSVRPKG; encoded by the coding sequence ATGTCTGTTGAAGAGTCTACCCTGTCTGCTGTTGAGCGTATCTGGTGGGTTTACATGGTGCGTGCTGAGAATGGTCATTTGTATACCGGCATCAGCGTGGACCCTGAGCGGCGCTTTCTGCAGCATCAGACCGGTAAGGGCGCACGCTTTTTCAATCGTAGTCCGGCGGCGGCGCTGGTCTGGCGTCGCAGCTGCCTCGATCATGGTGACGCCTTGCGGCAGGAGAGGGCGATCAAGGCGCTGACGCGTAAAGCCAAGGAGTGCCTGATAAATCAGCCCGATGGCGACGTATCAGTCCGCCCGAAGGGCTAG